Proteins encoded within one genomic window of Brachybacterium muris:
- a CDS encoding histidine kinase, which yields MPSDMPDAPLIRRMLPPLQLVSLACLVLAAVGVLVSEPLWSPGQLQVAVVYAGMAPVIAMAWWMRARAGTARRRAILSAAVAIGLIPVAVSGSVGFTIPVLVLGVALLVVDVGRSAGAVAAAAVVITGTVLHGIGETGWVVGLLNSVPIAILLGFGIALGELFRAYHQAHHRDLRAIAERDEALDRLESALARLRRTAEIEKELLLADERARSARDLHDGLGHRLTLISMSLEFAGRARQNDPEAAWAEVAGADATAREALAEMRTWVRALSPVRDPDATGVAALEAIAESFRGTGLEVDVDAEGEEPELGQDASLLLYRAAQEGLTNALRHSRASRVRISVGIEGQDVVMRMINDIAPSLGHGVPVGAATAGFGLRGLAARAEALGGGVTAAREGDRFVLCVRIDRGRAAGFADGMAARSEEAAR from the coding sequence GTGCCCTCCGACATGCCTGATGCGCCCCTGATCCGGCGGATGCTGCCCCCGCTGCAGCTGGTCTCGCTGGCGTGCCTGGTGCTGGCGGCGGTCGGGGTGCTGGTGTCCGAGCCGCTGTGGTCGCCCGGCCAGCTGCAGGTCGCAGTGGTGTACGCAGGGATGGCACCGGTGATCGCCATGGCATGGTGGATGCGCGCACGCGCCGGGACTGCCCGACGCAGGGCGATCCTCAGCGCGGCGGTCGCGATCGGGCTGATCCCGGTGGCCGTGTCCGGATCGGTCGGCTTCACCATCCCCGTCCTGGTGCTGGGGGTGGCGCTGCTGGTCGTGGACGTCGGTCGCTCCGCAGGCGCGGTGGCAGCGGCGGCGGTCGTGATCACCGGGACCGTGCTGCACGGGATCGGGGAGACCGGCTGGGTGGTAGGCCTTCTCAACTCGGTGCCGATCGCCATCCTGCTGGGCTTCGGCATCGCCCTGGGAGAGCTGTTTCGGGCCTACCACCAGGCCCACCATCGTGACCTGCGTGCCATCGCCGAGCGGGACGAGGCACTGGACAGGCTCGAGAGCGCGCTCGCGCGGCTGCGTCGCACGGCGGAGATCGAGAAGGAGCTGCTGCTGGCCGACGAACGAGCCCGCTCCGCCCGGGACCTCCACGACGGTCTCGGCCACCGGTTGACGCTGATCTCCATGAGCCTGGAGTTCGCGGGACGTGCGAGGCAGAACGACCCCGAGGCGGCCTGGGCCGAGGTCGCAGGCGCCGATGCCACCGCGCGCGAAGCGCTCGCCGAGATGCGCACCTGGGTGCGGGCACTGAGCCCCGTGAGGGATCCGGATGCGACCGGCGTCGCCGCACTCGAGGCGATCGCCGAGTCCTTCCGCGGCACCGGGCTGGAGGTGGACGTGGATGCCGAGGGCGAGGAGCCCGAGCTCGGTCAGGACGCCTCCCTGCTGCTGTACCGCGCCGCTCAGGAAGGGCTGACCAACGCTCTGCGCCACAGCCGGGCCTCCCGGGTGAGGATCAGCGTGGGCATCGAGGGGCAGGACGTGGTGATGCGCATGATCAACGACATCGCGCCGTCCCTCGGCCATGGCGTCCCCGTGGGCGCGGCCACTGCGGGATTCGGTCTGCGCGGGCTCGCCGCCCGGGCCGAAGCACTGGGCGGGGGCGTGACCGCGGCTCGTGAGGGCGACAGGTTCGTGCTGTGCGTCCGCATCGATCGGGGGCGTGCCGCCGGTTTCGCCGATGGCATGGCCGCGCGGAGCGAGGAGGCGGCGCGATGA
- a CDS encoding type II CAAX prenyl endopeptidase Rce1 family protein: protein MLFLPAASAGLVLMLVPGFADIMEGRGLTPILAFTVYAAVVLAAYVLISWALVRWVDRRPFRSLGLRPGRRALFALLAGYGIAQVIALLVQGSAQALGIGRSVLPEELAAQMAGVSLLTVIAVSLVRSFLLQGIGEEVLFRGYLLQTLRRRPVLAVLIAAVVFTIPHLASSGGQQDAVERLLYLALPFGFAISAGFLAIALRSLWAAVGIHGGFHLAMAVTMLLGLTADGPAVWLMFGLAHTAVGVVIAVLIPRRRWDEVREHGPYGS, encoded by the coding sequence GTGCTGTTCCTGCCCGCCGCCTCGGCCGGTCTGGTCCTGATGCTGGTGCCGGGATTCGCCGACATCATGGAGGGGCGAGGGCTGACGCCGATCCTCGCCTTCACGGTCTACGCGGCCGTGGTGCTGGCAGCGTATGTGCTGATCTCCTGGGCGCTGGTGCGGTGGGTGGATCGCAGGCCGTTCCGGTCCCTGGGGCTGCGCCCGGGCAGGCGGGCTCTGTTCGCGCTGCTTGCCGGGTACGGCATCGCTCAGGTGATCGCCCTGCTGGTCCAGGGCTCCGCGCAGGCACTGGGCATCGGCCGTTCGGTGCTGCCCGAGGAGCTCGCCGCCCAGATGGCGGGCGTCTCCCTCCTCACGGTGATCGCGGTGAGCCTGGTGCGCTCCTTCCTGCTGCAGGGCATCGGTGAGGAGGTGCTGTTCCGCGGCTACCTGCTGCAGACCCTGCGTCGGCGGCCCGTGCTCGCGGTGCTGATCGCGGCGGTCGTGTTCACCATCCCGCACCTGGCTTCGAGCGGCGGCCAGCAGGACGCGGTCGAGCGGCTGCTGTACCTGGCGCTCCCGTTCGGCTTCGCGATCAGCGCCGGGTTCCTGGCCATCGCCCTGCGATCCTTGTGGGCGGCGGTCGGCATCCACGGCGGCTTCCACCTGGCGATGGCGGTCACGATGCTGCTGGGCCTGACGGCCGATGGGCCCGCGGTATGGCTGATGTTCGGCCTGGCACACACGGCGGTCGGGGTGGTGATCGCCGTGCTGATCCCCCGCCGGCGCTGGGACGAGGTGCGCGAGCACGGCCCCTACGGGTCGTGA
- a CDS encoding response regulator, which yields MSPTVRIVLVDDQQLLRRGIAMLLSTVDGIEIVGEAADGREALAVIARFTPDVVLADVRMPGMDGIELVARCAAEHPELPVLLLTTFDGELVVTGALAAGAAGFLLKDTSTDALADAIRSVADGGMVIDPRVARIAMRRTGPERSPNGGGEGSGGASGGEGSGALAVLTRTERLVAEQVAEGRSNSEIAAELVLAEGTVKNHVSSLLRKLEARDRTALALSLYKALNAPAAPDGSSPPR from the coding sequence ATGAGCCCGACGGTGCGGATCGTCCTGGTCGACGACCAGCAGCTGCTGCGCAGAGGGATCGCGATGCTGCTGTCCACCGTGGACGGTATCGAGATCGTCGGCGAGGCGGCCGATGGGCGCGAGGCTCTCGCCGTCATCGCCCGCTTCACTCCCGACGTGGTCCTGGCCGATGTGCGCATGCCCGGCATGGACGGCATCGAGCTGGTGGCCCGCTGCGCCGCGGAGCACCCCGAGCTGCCGGTACTGCTGCTGACCACCTTCGACGGCGAACTGGTGGTGACGGGAGCGCTGGCCGCGGGGGCGGCCGGGTTCCTGCTCAAGGACACCTCCACCGATGCGCTGGCCGACGCGATCCGGTCCGTGGCCGACGGCGGGATGGTGATCGACCCCCGCGTCGCGCGCATCGCGATGCGTCGGACAGGGCCGGAACGCTCGCCGAACGGCGGCGGCGAAGGAAGCGGGGGCGCATCGGGCGGCGAGGGGTCGGGAGCCCTGGCGGTGCTCACCCGCACCGAGCGCCTGGTGGCCGAGCAGGTGGCCGAGGGACGCAGCAATTCCGAGATCGCCGCCGAGCTGGTGCTCGCGGAGGGGACCGTGAAGAACCATGTCTCCTCACTGCTGCGCAAGCTCGAGGCCCGGGACCGCACGGCGCTGGCCCTGAGCCTCTACAAGGCGCTCAACGCTCCGGCAGCACCCGATGGGAGCTCGCCACCACGCTGA
- a CDS encoding pyridoxal-phosphate dependent enzyme: MTSNDADRTPLSPSTSAAGSPGGRPWARRGTAVRSAQHAAGATGTADTTGTAGTTRAAGEAAAPAAAFHRSLPGYASTPLLPATGLAQRWGVGEVLVKDESARLGLPAFKILGASWAVAHAVPAAVGRRPAGSWEELQDAADGSGLTLVTATDGNHGRALAHLARLLGLDARIYTPDGVGAPALEAIRAEGAELVEHGGVYDDAVREATASIGERELLVQDTAWDGYEQIPALINEGYATLFAEIDDALDGTAGGPLTSRDLLVVPTGVGSLLQAALTHARSRADGPRVLAVEPVSAACATASLAAGEPVMVPADVVTTMAGLNCGTLSDLAWPAIKDGLDAGIGVTDAETAQAIEDLQADGVRSGPCGAASAAAVTAMLTMPEALELGPTSRVVLVSTEGR; this comes from the coding sequence ATGACCAGCAACGACGCTGACCGCACCCCCCTCTCACCGAGCACCTCCGCGGCGGGGTCCCCCGGTGGCCGCCCATGGGCGCGACGCGGCACAGCAGTGCGGAGCGCGCAGCACGCTGCCGGAGCCACTGGCACCGCCGACACCACCGGCACCGCCGGCACGACTCGTGCCGCAGGCGAGGCTGCCGCTCCTGCCGCGGCCTTCCACCGCTCCCTGCCCGGCTACGCGTCCACCCCACTGCTGCCCGCCACGGGTCTCGCGCAGCGCTGGGGCGTGGGCGAGGTGCTGGTCAAGGACGAGTCCGCCCGCCTCGGTCTGCCGGCGTTCAAGATCCTGGGGGCATCCTGGGCTGTGGCCCACGCGGTTCCCGCCGCGGTGGGGCGCAGGCCCGCCGGTTCCTGGGAGGAACTGCAGGACGCGGCCGACGGGAGCGGTCTCACCCTGGTCACCGCGACCGACGGCAACCATGGTCGGGCCCTCGCGCACCTCGCCCGTCTGCTGGGCCTTGACGCCCGCATCTACACACCCGACGGGGTGGGGGCCCCGGCCCTGGAGGCGATCCGCGCCGAGGGTGCCGAGCTGGTGGAGCACGGCGGGGTGTACGACGACGCCGTACGGGAGGCCACCGCGAGCATCGGCGAGCGCGAACTGCTGGTCCAGGACACCGCCTGGGACGGGTACGAGCAGATCCCGGCCCTGATCAACGAGGGGTACGCCACCCTGTTCGCCGAGATCGACGACGCACTCGATGGGACTGCCGGCGGTCCGCTCACCTCGCGCGATCTGCTGGTGGTGCCCACCGGGGTGGGGTCCCTGCTGCAGGCCGCGCTCACTCATGCCCGCTCCCGTGCCGACGGCCCGCGCGTGCTCGCAGTGGAACCGGTCAGCGCCGCCTGCGCGACAGCGTCCCTCGCCGCCGGGGAACCCGTCATGGTCCCGGCCGACGTGGTGACGACGATGGCGGGTCTGAACTGCGGCACCCTCTCCGACCTGGCGTGGCCGGCGATCAAGGACGGCCTGGACGCTGGGATCGGCGTCACCGATGCGGAGACTGCCCAGGCGATCGAGGACCTGCAGGCCGACGGGGTGCGCTCCGGACCCTGCGGTGCGGCCTCGGCCGCCGCCGTCACCGCGATGCTCACGATGCCCGAGGCGCTGGAGCTGGGGCCCACCTCCCGGGTGGTGCTGGTGAGCACCGAGGGGCGCTGA